The DNA window TGCTCTATTTTTATTATTCAAGGACACCATTTTAGCTCTGGTGGCCGGGGTACGGATTGTGCTGGATGATCTGGTCAGGCTTGGCGATTGGATTGAAATAGACGATATGGGCGTAGACGGTAATGTTATTGATGTGAGTCTGCATTGTATAAAAATTCAGAATTTCGATCGGACCATAGTTACCATCCCGACCATCACTCTGACAAAAAGATCGTTTAAGAACTGGCGCGGTATGAGTGAGTCAGGAGGACGAAGGATAAAACGCAGTATTCCTCTTGATTTATCAAGTATTTTTTTTCTTGATGAACAGTGGAGGGAGAGCCTCGGTGAAATCCGTCTATTGAAAGATTGGTTTACGAAAAAGGAAGCCCGTCGGGATGCTTTTAAAGCAGAGGCCGCTTCGATTGGAACCGGTATTCTTGATTCTGAAAGTATTACCAACTTGGCAGCTTTTCGCGGGTATATTGAAGCGTGGCTGTCTGCCCATGAAGATGTCCACAAAGGTTTAACCTTTATAGTTCGACATCTTGATCCTGGTGCTCAAACCGGTTTGCCCCTTGAAATCTATATTTTTGCCAATGATACTGACTGGGTACGTTACGAGGCTATTCAGGCTGATCTTTTTGACCACCTGCTTGCAGCTGTGCCTGTATTTGGGTTGCGAGTCTATCAGCGTAATGCTCTACATGACGGGCGCTTAGCAAAGGAAAATTTCATGCGCTAAATGTTCAACAACAGAAAAAGGGCATTAATCTTACGATTAATGCCCTTGCAGTTTTGTGGCGGAGTCGAAGGGACTCGAACCCTCGGCCTCCGGCGTGACAGGCCGGCGTTATAACCAACTTAACTACGACTCCGAATTAATTAAACGCGAGTTAAGCAACGTTTAATCTTAATGGTAGGCGAAACAGGGCTCGAACCTGTGACCCTCGGCTTGTAAGGCCGATGCTCTTCCAGCTGAGCTATTCGCCCTCAAGAGAGCATCTTCTAAGCCTACACTGGTGAGATGTCAATAAAAATTTTTAAAAAAGTTAAAGATTATTTTTCCATAACCCATAACAGGGCTTTTTCTTTTTCTTCAATACCAAAGTGCTTCAATTCGATGAATGGAAAAAGCTTGTCGCTGATTTCAGTCAGTGTTTCGTGCCAGCTTTTGTCTGATACTACAGCCTTCTTTGTGAATTTTTTTAGGTTCGGGAAGGCAAATTTAATGTCTTCAATCAAAGCTTTCATAGAGATTCCGCCGAATTCAACCAGCTCGACATAAATCGCAAGTTTTTCTTCATACTTAAATTTTTCATTCACAGCATCAATGACTAATTTAATATCTTTCTCCTCAATTTTGCCGGAAATACGTAACCCGATAGCTTTTGAGGATGCTATTTCGATGAGTTCAATCATTGGAAGCTCCTTTTGTAATATTATTATGTCTGAAATGGTGTGTCGTGTCGGGGTCTATTTGATTCTTAGGTGTTGCTGAAAATTATATCAACTGTTTTGGGAAAATTGTTTACGGATGAGTGGGTATTGGGCGCGCAGGGAGGCTGGAATAGTAATTTTGATTTGAAATATTTTCAAAATACTTTAGGGTTAGTTATCTTCTAAATAATCGAGGCTGGGCGTTATGAAAATACCAAAATTTTATGATCTAATGACTCCTGTGCTTAGGGTGCTTGAAAATCTCGGCGGCACAGCTCCTTTTGAAATTATAGCAGAAGAGATTGTTGAATCTCTTGAAATACCTAAAGAAGAAGCTTGCTCGCTATACAAATCTTGCGGGGCAGGTGCTACGAAAATTGAACATAATGTTGCGTATGCGGCTAAATATTTATGCAGCTATGGAGTAATTGAAAAAGTTGAACCGAATGTCTGGACACTTACCGATAAGTATGAGCCCGGGATGGTGGTTACGCATGAGAATATTCTTGATGCGGCTAAGGAAAGACTTATGGTTCGGAGTAAATTTGGGTGCGGAGTATGATGATTGGCGGTAAAGTTTTATTGCGGAGTTTAACGTTACGTCAGCGCATATGAATTGAAGAAACAGGGAATAGATATGCCGATTATAAGAGTAGAAATATGGGAAGGGCGAACAATAGTTCAGAAAAGGGA is part of the Desulfovibrio gilichinskyi genome and encodes:
- a CDS encoding STAS/SEC14 domain-containing protein, encoding MIELIEIASSKAIGLRISGKIEEKDIKLVIDAVNEKFKYEEKLAIYVELVEFGGISMKALIEDIKFAFPNLKKFTKKAVVSDKSWHETLTEISDKLFPFIELKHFGIEEKEKALLWVMEK
- a CDS encoding winged helix-turn-helix domain-containing protein, giving the protein MKIPKFYDLMTPVLRVLENLGGTAPFEIIAEEIVESLEIPKEEACSLYKSCGAGATKIEHNVAYAAKYLCSYGVIEKVEPNVWTLTDKYEPGMVVTHENILDAAKERLMVRSKFGCGV